Below is a window of Rhipicephalus sanguineus isolate Rsan-2018 chromosome 9, BIME_Rsan_1.4, whole genome shotgun sequence DNA.
CGAGCCGCGGGGCGAGAAATTCGGGAAATAGAAATTGTCTGGGTACCAGCGCACTCTGGgaaccctgggaacgaggcggctcacctgCATGCTCAAGGTTTCGTCAGCCGGGCAGGTGAGCCGCCCGTTCCGGGGAGGTCCGCGAGAgatgggctggtgtcctttcacgGCATCACCAATCATTAAAAACTAGAGCGGAGGCTTTATCCGCCCCCGCACAAGCGGTTGGCCAAGGCGCCggaatgcgtctggagaaaactgcagacgcgGTCTTTTCCCAACCCAGAGCAAAGTATACCCGGAGCagattaagccacaatgcaaatggtgccaggcagtggcaacTTATGACCatatatactgtgggaatgtagcatggtgccgccGCCGACGGATATTGTGCGTGATCactctctcgagcagtgggaggccgtgttgaccagctcagaccccgtcgtccagacaagggtcatggagtgggccacacaggtcgccgtcaaccttgggttgatggtcatctaacacggaatcgtccgcAGCTGCTTTCTGACGAAACTTtcgtttttccatccatccatgtacTGCCTTGAGCATCGGaggcatggcaagctttctgcacctcgcatggttttgcactgcctctttgattggcccacctttgaccatgcgacgatgtcatgtgatgacgccatcatgtgacgtcatgatgatgtcacaacgTTTTGTGATCTgcaacgtcatgatgatgtcataagtGGTTTTATCACGGGATactgatttttcgcatcactcgtggtGACGCTGCCTGTCAATTTTCGCATTCTATGaggcaaggctttcgccttaagaagaAAACCAGTTTCGCCTCGAGGGCGAAActacgaatgcgatagcaacaagtcgCAATGTTATTCGAAGTAAGGCTAATAGCTAactttttggatccgatctcgcgtaaatgTACAAAACGCTGGGTAAATCTAAtgcagccgctccagggagcgaagacGTTTTCGTGCTATTTGCCGTCTCAACACAAAGCGGTGAGGGCACACCACGTATACGAACCGTCTAGCGAGTGATGTCTATAGAGATAGCGCACGTGCCGCGATCGCGCTCGCGACAGCGCTCTTATGGTCAAAGTTCTCATTTGCTCCTCGAGCGATGCATCCCCCCCCCCAGCCAGTGGCgccgaaagacgggcggggcgtttcttcaCTGATTGACAAGCCATCAAcgccaggcctcgcacgcgggttgatgttatcgcatgtgccctttggGCGACGGAGACAGCCGGCTCTTTTCATTACTGCTTCAGCCGCACTCGTCCCCAGCGTGCGCGCGCTTTCACTAGCGCgtagaacacacgatgcgcggggcgatgttatcgatttggactgtatacggagcatgacggcgacgccgacggcaaaaacccgccgagagtgtccatataattgcaatagCATTAAAAGACACTCGCAGAGGGTAGCTTGTACTGCTGCTAGACATACTATAATAGTGTTTTTGAAATGAATTACTGACCAGTTGAGTGTGCGACGTACTCTACTACAAGAGGGTGGTACGCTGTTTAGAAAAGAAAtcatttacactatgtacagagcacaaattatgcgtgacatatcagtgttcagggatacattcacattttcacaattgtacatcGCAAAAACTAACGCTTCCGCATAGGGCGAACAGCAGAAGTATGATCAACATAACAACAAACGCACATAGCTCACAACTAAATGCTCTGCAAAAACTTCAAACGTTCCATCACTGTCACCTTCCTGTCGTTAGAATAGTCGAATTTTATCATACAGATACAGGTTTGTGTCGCTGGATTTTAACAGAAATCTTGAGCGTCCCGACAAGTTTGGTTACGTTTTCTGACACCAAGACCCAGCCAGAAAATAATGTTCTAGACGGAAAGGACGAACTTTTAGTTTGTGATGTACCCAGTGATTTACATTGGCAGAGAGAAAGCACCTGCTCTTAGAACGAAAACAAGCCGGTACGACTGTCCTACCAAGGTGAAGGACAGGCGagcctcagtttttttttttttttggggggggggggagcttatatttattcttacacttgcgggcaacttttcttggcaatgaagcgaatgcTACGTAGCCAAACCGTACATATGCTATAGCTAATGAACGTAGTCTTAGAAatgcgtccgtgttttctacaagaaatataaagaaatactccttcattttctgctctttgagacaggacgcagcgcacACCAGTGAGACATTTGTGTTTGCTTTAtctttatacgttgtcaccttGCCTTTTTTGCACGCGTGAGCAAGTGACGCCTTTTACCCGTGCCTCAAACGCTAAGCGGCGTCTTCGTAGAAAATGCAACGCTGATCGCACGCAgctatcactttccacggcggCACGAAACGCGCGCCAAGCCGGACTACCACGCCCAGGAGTACACGTGCAGAAGCTCAGCCCCCGTAACTTTCCCTTCAGAAAAGTTGTTGTAGCCGACCGTAGTTGCTATCAGTCTTTATTGACCTTCTAGTGAACggacgcgacagcgttaaagaacaTTTTTTTAAGACCACACTATCTacggcaggggtctcaaacacgcggcccgcgcacatttcgctagcggcccggcccacacATGACTATCTTCGTCCCATATTCTTCGTTAGGCACCACATGCGGTGCCCATGAGTTGAAAAATGACCGTGTgataaaaactatatttcagcATCGGCGTCCACATTTTTAAGTCATTCGGTAGACCGGTATCGATATATTTCTCGAGTAATAATAGGGAGGGAATTTTtagggctcgtttcttcgtttaAAAACCAGCAGGTAACGAAGCCAGGGAAGGTATAGGGGGCGTTAATGTACtgtttttaagtgtattgtagaaattgtgatatagatgtgaagagagtaaagtggacgaaaagacaacttgccgccatcagggaccgaacctgcaaccttcggataataaCTCGTGGGGTTATACGTCCCAAAagtacgatatggttatgagagactccgtagtggagggctccggaaattccgaccccGTGGGATTTTTTAATGtgcgcttaaatctaagcacacgggttccctagcattttgccaccatcgaaatgcggccgccgcagccgggattcgattccaggacccttcgggtcagaagtcgaaaATCATTGCTAGACCATCGCGGCGGGTTGCTTCACGTCCTGAGGCCCAATACCCTTCGGAAATcccccatatatgagatatgggaaaggccttcattcaaatggcaacgttacctgacattttgttcaaactgccctccccccccccccccccggctcctCCTAAACTTCGCCAaacttcttcactgtcccggccctagcGGTATCTAAGTgtcgtgaatgcggcccgcttTTTTAGGTGGGTTCGAGACACCTGAGCTAAGGTGTTATCCCACGAGAATGGTCAGCTACCCGCTGCAGGAAATTAGGTTGCAGTCGTTAAAATGCTTCCCATGCATTAGGCACAAAGAAGTTGCACCAACGTGGCTGGCGCATTAGCAGCTGTAATTAAAGAATGTCCCTCGAGCCCTTCTTGCCGTGCACTGATCATACGGCGGCAATCATCATCACGACCATGTTAATGGTGCTAATGCCGCCTCGCcggttattaaagggacactaaaggcaaacaacgttttatgtcagagtgaaaggacGGTGCTTGAGAACGCCTTACGTCAGTATTATGCACAGCAGCGGATTAGTAAAcgaaaaattaaggtaaatgtaggacacgatgcgCGCCATCAGTGGGGCATTCAGGAACACAAGCCCGATGATGTAGTAGGGCCTCGGTATAATTAATCACGAGTACTCAAACTATACCCTTGACAAAAACGAACATATATTCGCTACATCGAGTCtcagctttcgccttcaagtcgtcttaggcgaatacaaaAAGGGTtggaggcgtacgcagggttctccgctgggggggggggggggggggggtagtttcaCCACAGCTTCCACCCCCCGCCCCTCCCGTCGGTCGAGtccgaaaaacaaaacaagctccACAATGGATGCACACgctgaaaatgaagcgatgacgtcctTCTCACGAAGGTCTCGGCTGCCATTCTCTTCAAGAAACATACGTGgacataaccctgcgcattaaaaaaatggcGCGAAAGGTGCGTCTAAGTAAGAGTATGGGGTAGAATTAGCACCCCCCATCACCCCCCTTTAGATCATTAGGGGGACCGGCCGCCCCCTCCTCCTGcatcccctgtgcgcacgcccatttcggggaccctgtgatttttgcCCGCGACCCTGCTAGCCGAGGTCTTCGTCGAAAAACGTCTTGCAGCGATGTGCAGCTTGCCAAGGCGCGGCACGAGTCGCGAAACAATCATAGCCGTTGTTTTCGTCTTAGAGCATCATGATCACCAGCCTGACTaccactggcgtaaatcacgggggggggggggggcgtcaggggggtcctgaccccccttgtgttaaGACTGGGGAGGACGCCCCTTGCAAGTGTGCCCCTGTTGAGATTTATTTCTCAAACATCATATTTCAATTGCTCGATACGGAAGTATAACGCTCTTAACCTTTTTTTAACGCCGGTTTATTCCATAGTACGTTTCAGCTGTGTAAAGCTGTATTGAAATTGCAGCCACCATTCGATCCGTTTTCAAGAACACTCAGTAGCACAATGCATTTACGTGAGGTGTGAACCCATgctcgtttcttctttcttaaaattttatttcaaagcacgACTTTAGATTTTATATAATTAACTATAAAACCTAtgtttataaaaacaaaatggccgccatggccaggagtgtgtccccccttgtggtttttctggatttacgccactgctgactacgcccactgcagcgcaaatgcgtctcccatgttccgccaatcaatctggtcctgtgcttgctgcaggtGCGTTATACGCGCAAAttccttaatctcatctgcccacgtcacttcctgtctccccctcgcgcgtttgcctgcTCTTGGAATGCAGTCTGTCCCTCTTaacgaccagcggttatcttgcctacgcgctacatgtccTGTCGgggcccatttcttcttgatttcgactaagatgtgaTTAAAACCTGTTTGTTCGCTAAGAATATAGGTCAACATTTCTAAGCTGGAAATCTCACCTTGACGGGATGCAGGTAGCTGCGGCTGTTCGCAGATTCGACTTCTCTTCCCGGTGAGTCGTCCGCAGAACTCTGCAATGCGTTAAACGAAAACATGTCGTTCATCGAGTGCATCACTGAGTTAACAGCTACAATTTTTCTGTGTATAGCTTTTGTTTCTGGCCTAAATAATGTGAGCGAATACTGCGGTTCTGCAGGTTACGCAACACGACAGCCTCCTATATTACTCGTGCTGAAATAAGGacgcttttaaagggacactgaagacaaaaacgatttttctcatattggtACTCTctcgcgataccaaaaacaccacgcttgctgcgagaagacgcttagtaagcgagaaaacgcgcaaaaacaaaaggtgggtggcgacgccaccttgaagtttccgcaccattcgccttgacgtcacatgtttcgacggcgcctactagggactacgtagttccaaatcggtaaaaatgaagtatacattgtcctctgagggggccatagactcataatcgtatggtggttttggggcgtaaaagaAGATCAAATCtaaacatttctttttatttgttgcgCAACACTACAGAAGTATCACTGACACAATGATTTCTCTTCTTTTTGATATGGTACGCTTCAATAAGTTAATACTGGTAGGCTAAGCACACACAGGCACGGAACCTATAGTGCATATAGGTAAACGAAATGATTCGTCATTAAAAACAGAGTGATTGTGTTGCCGTGATTGAGAGAAGAGTGAAAGAGGAAGAAGATAATGTTTAATCAGAGAAAGGAGGAATGTTGGCTTGGAAAgtgggtttctagcctgctactactactaaaaagaagagaaagagaaagagtgaaagagtGAGCGGTAGTCGTTATCCGAAAGATTACCGTGCTAGTTTATATTAGCTTATTTTCATTACTAATTCCaaccgttgttacatccgtcaaacatcacacctgATTGACTGTGTGCTCTGAAGAATTTTCAAatattagctatgttttttttctctctctcttttagtctAAAATTACAAAGTTTATCTTTAGCCTaataagtatttacctcaaagatcctgccgcccggttcatggcccatccccctttgtgggtaagcgccactagtaataggtcatcatcatcatcatcatcatcatcatcatcgttatccgCGTACCatcacccatagagtttcctacaatacttactagagggaactctggcgctagtgtctatgggagctgcaatgcatcgctcttcagccagcatgggaatcatgggtagtacacggatttgtctaaacttcgttctttcggctccgtttggctccgcgtcgcctgcatccgctttgtcgcaaaacaaagttcagcgaaaatcagcagtttcacttcaccactttaacttctttaggctcaccgattcaaatctggtcacgaagttcacaacgatccattcgtttatccgaaagaaaaccaaaacatagcaataaacaaagccacaagtgcgttcgaagcccacaagcacgaagactaggcaaatccgtgtactacccatcattcccatggtggctgaacgatcgcagcgccagagtcccctctaggtcattttaggaaactctatgccatcACCTCACTTACGTCATCGCTATGTTGCTGTTCGTCGTCCGAGAGCAGCGCGCCCAGGTGGGCGATGTAGTTGGACGCCAGGACCAGGATGTCCAGCTTGGACAGCTTCGTGTCCGGGGGCACTGATGGCAGCGAACTCTGCAGAGCCTGGAAGGCGCTTCGAAGGCTCCTCACTCGGCTGCGTTCCCGGGCGGCGTTTCGCGACGTGGCCTTGGCTTGGTTTCTGGCTTTCGGAAACGCGGGAGCAGCGGCATCGTAGGCGTCCAGCGGCGTGGCTTCCATCGCGGCCAGGTCACAAGAGTCGGGGCTTGTGTCTTCCTCGCCTTCGGGCGATGGCAGCTGTAGCTGCTGTTCGCAGCAGTCGTTCGTCAGGACAGGGGTTGCCTCGAGGAGGGTAGACAGACCTGCGTCATTGCCGTCTCGCCGTGAGTGCTTCGTAACCAGGGCATCGTATTCACACGGACATCAGTGGCCTCAGATCTGCATCTGCTTTCGATGGTCCAGGCTGAGATAAAACGTTTCACTGTCGCCCAAAGTGGAGTGCAGTTgcagcatcatcgtcatcagtttgactacgcccactgcagttCAAAGGACTCTCCCGTCTTTTGCCAATTAACCTGGTCATGTTCAGTGGCCACAttatccctgcaaacttcttaatctcatctgcccacctaactttctgcctccccctcacgcgcttgccTCCTCTCGGATTCCAGTACGTTGCTcgtaatgaccagcggttatcctgcCTTCACGCTACAAGCCCTGCCCAGCAacggacaaacaaacaaacagcaacacacacacacgactgCTGTGACACAGCCACAGCTGAACCAACAGTTATTGTAAAGccagctttcctgcgatgcagttagcccaactaatggcggctactGGTCACTCAGTGGAAACAGCGTGTTCAAAGTGGGAAACGGCTAGTCGCATAGTGGAAAAGCGCAGTTCGATTGCGCTACGATGTGAAAAATATAGATTCAGTTCTCTttacataaacacgcataatggAAAAggcccagcacgtgcaactaggacctcgtctacACTTTAAgaacgacaggtgccgccattagttgggcgtaTATGCGGCACAGGGAGGCGTActcgcggattatgaaaagggtctacaCCACAATGCCGAGAGCACCAcccttaccgcgagaagacgcttggtaataaaaaaaacgcacaaaaagaaaatgcaggtggcgacgccaccttggagttcCCGCAACAAGTCGTCGTGACGTAATAGACTTTGACGGCGTCTGATAGGGCCTACACAATCATTTATCGCTAAAATTATTTGCATTGTTTTAAGGGACCCAGAGTCATAACAGCAAGTTTCAGGAATCGTCATCGAACCGATCTggccaaaatacgcaaaaacTCTGAAATTCGTGACGTAACAGTGACGTTCACGTGCCAaactttcggcgcgaaattcaaacatGATACTTTGACATTCATTTCTTCTTCTAATAATTAATCTGTTGTGGCGATATTAATCACGAcagagttctgaaagaataagCTATCTGTCTAAACTTATTTGATGTTTCGcttgagtgtccctttaagagggaGCCCCATCATCCAATTGTATATTAGTCTATGATTGCATGTTGCACGGGCGCCTGCTTGAGATCTTTCGCAGCCTTCACAATCCATCAACCTTTTTGGGACATATGGACTTCTACTCACCCAGCGAGGTGTCGTCCGAAGAAGACGTGCACAGACCGAGGTCAGACACACCGAGGTCTGACACGAAGTCCAGCTCCAGGAGGCCGTCGAAATAACACGGTTCCTGTTCGATGCCGTCCCACAGTTTCCACGAACAGTCGGACGTGTCGAAGTCCAAACTGAGAAAGTCCTCCATCGCCGCACGGTCAGCCCGATTCCAGCGATACGAACAACAAAATCCCAGCAGGTTTCTCCTTCGCAAGACTGCCTCGTCGTGGCTTTTTCACAATTTAACCAGCTCTGTCATTACGTACGGAGCCGTACTCAACATTGCACGCATCGTCCAAATCAAATTTCTTGTTTTCTGCCCAACTGCGCAACGGGCTCACGATGAAACTCTCCTGAGTCGTACATGCGTACTAAGCAACATTCAAAGTGGTACCTAAACATGTAAAATCTATCTTCCGTTCACGAACTATGGTTGACAGCACATCGCTAAACTTTCTTGAAACGTTCACCTTCAGAGGAAAAGCTAGCAGATGAATCAGTCGCACGTATCAATGAGATTTTCTGTTCAAGTTCATACAAAAATACAGACAAAGACGGTTTGTAGCATCCCAATCCGCCCTCTTCAAGTTCTGCGGCTGCAGCACGACCCCCTATCCGTTAACTGTTTCTTTCGCGAACAGAACTCCGCTTCTTCCTGTCAAGCAAACGTGGAGGATACCCTGCCGCTGACGTCATCAAGTTTTGCTGTCTGCAACACCAGTGCGCGGGTCGAAACCGATGTCACTCCTTTTACGATAACTTCACCTCACGAGACGACGTTTTTCTTCCCGCCGTGCGTCAGGACGACCGAAGCTTCGCCATTTGCGTTTCTCCGTCAGAGGTCGCTTGATCCTCGGCTGTATTCTTGTCTAGAACTACGGACGAACCACCAGGACTAGCTAACTTTTTAACTAACGTTAGTTAACTAGTTAACAAACAGGACTAGTGAAGTGCCGCAGGTTAACGCGGGCTTCAATGAAACTGATTTTAAAAAATGTCGCTGCTTAATCGTAATAACAAAACTACGCCGTGAAGTTCGCACTATTTTCTCACGTGGGCCTTCTCGACACGAGAAAATCTTTCTGCGAAGAGAACTCGGCGATGAAGACGTTTCCCTTTAAACGCTTCGCACGAGGAGGAGGATGGGGAGGGCCGATCGCCTTTCGCGCACTCTTTGGCCAGTGGTCGCTCGTGAGAGCCAGTCAATGAGCGCCGCCCCCCGGAGCGGTATTCAGTTACGCCCCGCCCCCCCTCCGCTTGATTTCTCGACTCGCAGACGCGCTGATCAGATAACGAAGGAACCTCCGGCGAGCGTGAAGAAGGAGGAAGAAGTGGAAGGCGATAACTCCGTGTATCTTACTTCCTTATCACCTGAACGTTCTTTGCGTCGCTGTGGACAACGCTACAACAAATTATAAGCGCTGTAGACTGTATCCATTGCTGGGTTCAGCTAACACAGTTGCCGATGGGGCAAGTGTCGCAATTCGGGTGGAATTACGAACTGTCCATATCGTTTTACGTGGTTTGACTGTGTTCGCCCTGCTTGTGCTTCATCGTTGAGTCGAGCGATGACGTAGGACACACTCGCGAGGGTTAGCGATCGCGTTTCGGTTGTGGCTGCTGTCTTGTATAGCTCGTGCGTTACGCTGTTGCGTTCTAAAGAAGGGGGCATTGTACGAAGGGCTAGTTTCTTtgatagatagagagataagattctttaatgaaatgcccggagaggttagcctggtttgtcgcctggcttgctactccaggtgtcgggtgattatggtatatacaatgatcacatatacaccatatacacacaaatagtacatacagtcacaaacacacatatatacataagaag
It encodes the following:
- the LOC119405270 gene encoding uncharacterized protein LOC119405270, with amino-acid sequence MEDFLSLDFDTSDCSWKLWDGIEQEPCYFDGLLELDFVSDLGVSDLGLCTSSSDDTSLGLSTLLEATPVLTNDCCEQQLQLPSPEGEEDTSPDSCDLAAMEATPLDAYDAAAPAFPKARNQAKATSRNAARERSRVRSLRSAFQALQSSLPSVPPDTKLSKLDILVLASNYIAHLGALLSDDEQQHSDDSSADDSPGREVESANSRSYLHPVKKWPMRSRLYAGAKPYADDRSRRQAGHFVATKKSSKNAWRHQESMT